In Gopherus flavomarginatus isolate rGopFla2 chromosome 1, rGopFla2.mat.asm, whole genome shotgun sequence, a single genomic region encodes these proteins:
- the LOC127034739 gene encoding zinc finger and SCAN domain-containing protein 29-like, whose product MHTPLPWAQLTPPLNAQGILKIPFLFAQPGVECDQSFNQSATMPPRPKRAPAWNNSELQDLISVWGEEAVQAQLRSRRRNYDTYGQISQSLLRRGYERDALQCRVKIKELRSAYCKAHEGNRRSGSAPTNCRFYKELDAILGCDPTANPRSTMESSEQGEVGEGVEEADSEATGVEGDTLESQEACSQELFSSQEEASQSQQLEVAGEEEAEECARVTLTNAAGSPASRRLQNLRKNPRKSKEELIKAVMIHYNRESRKTQEWREKMYEWRQTESRRKELATKKTSKQMISFLARQTESFESLVAMQADLYRGNPHPSQSSLSCSPVFAQNTFLQQPVFYYPQLPPTPVRSPTSPDNYNSYPVHSTPFTLQHSNPEVQQTLNSNPNRTYSNL is encoded by the exons atgcacactccactgccctgggctcagctgaccccacctttaaatgcccagggaattttaaaaatccccttcctgtttgctcagccaggtgtggagtgcgatcaatcattcaatcaatcagcgaccatgcctccacgccccaaacgagccccagcatggaacaattctgagctgcaggacctcatcagtgtttggggtgaggaagctgtgcaagcacagctgcgctccagaaggagaaattatgatacctatgggcagatatcacagtccttgctgagaaggggctatgaacgggatgcgttgcagtgcagggtgaaaataaaagagctgaggagtgcttactgcaaagcccatgagggaaatcgccgctcaggatcTGCCCCCACAaactgccgtttttacaaggagctggatgccatacttgggtgtgaccccactgccaatcctaggagcacgatggagagttcagagcagggagaagtaggggagggtgtagaggaagccgacagtgaggctactggtgtggagggagacaccctggagtcccaggaggcatgcagccaggagctcttctcaagccaggaggaggctagccagtcgcagcagctggaagttgctggtgaggaagaagctgaggagtgtgctcggg tgaccttgactaatgcagccggatcaccggcctcacgtcgcttgcagaacttgagaaaaaatccgcgaaaatcaaaagaagaattgatcaaagcagttatgattcactacaacagagaaagtaggaagacgcaggaatggagagagaaaatgtatgagtggaggcaaacagaaagcaggagaaaggaattggctaccaaaaaaacctcaaagcagatgataagcttCCTGGCTCgacaaactgagtctttcgagtctctcgtagccatgcaggcagatctgtaccgtggtaacccacacccctctcaaagctctctttcttgttccccagtatttgcacaaaacacctttctccagcagccagttttttattacccccagctgcccccaacacctgtacgatcacctaccagccctgataactacaattcttaccctgtgcactccaccccctttaccctgcagcatagtaatcctgaagtgcagcagacattgaacagtaatccaaacaggacatattcaaacctctga